A genomic segment from Phragmites australis chromosome 6, lpPhrAust1.1, whole genome shotgun sequence encodes:
- the LOC133922670 gene encoding COP1-interactive protein 1 isoform X1 — protein sequence MDHRGGEGGGGGGNRNRTDLLAAGRKKLQQFRKKKEKRGPGKRAEGHADAEAEEGEAKAGAEAVPEPKSPVGLKLLAGESGSSRSTPFEEAERSQVEQCNGQGPGAMGSSPVENVDVVPGQEEGDDYEAHKVSTSEQGISERESSGPGDGEGPAIQAINGDDSGDLAEGAHLGEVCVDKKLPDWILKGNMELNTSSQGSGAGDDFNQLGEHQQVEMDPAGRSTSSDFKEVDEMPIPSQDIRADNTNDEEGAREMVMDVSGSPSDVIIQHDVDPIVSAEVDAETTHEEQLTVAASHEILESTARSDTNEEAEGVGKEAVQENPSTAHVTEEAITADDLIFQARSTGAVGMPLCEENVDPALFGTVVLQEIMTGHFENTQRHLYLITLSRDFLQLHLDEAAEMYSDFTQRSSDETTKLQVLLKETEESKLAVSKELHQCRHELSEVNTVRGELEAIIASLKEEINTSNLKCAHLEIELCSSKENTQQIQSELADSRSLLEAVQKENLELTASLAFEKEAKKEVEDQRDHLSSENKKLLSKLSELELGLVSMKEEMSASSSRCNVLECELCSSNENMEHTLTELANCRALLETFQKDNSELSANFASEKDVNRKLEEDNVYLCNEKDRLSSDLSELNDKLHLSYAKHKQLESHVKDVETYFGQLTEQLIEESLYSRSSVDIYQSVIKDLDTKYNVVPGQVQNVVHQESELHLKSPEENAERAITNPGLVGYGTNQCSLNLVNENDSCNSTALQSLKGHLEVAKGDLHDLEKLLERISSRSDGRVLVSKLIKSFESKGNEDDTGISEGEHDDLQKLTREMICRLGEKLMAMSSDLTKTEEYVSELCNIIELSINSAVQHDKDRQQTVVLEDKMDELAGKLSNYKDAIGNLHSQLAIVEQDANSNAGRLIDQAELLQKDVAERISILEKERMSLSNLLSEVTDKLSSLRGIAFPNDFSESKDLNFHGLNCVDLVATSFQSLQEKLEAAQNDNTQLSSSLTELKKANFVAQERSEQAYGIVKKLYNSLQELLCDSLKNSVEFGTGYNDEEPIESQYGRLIEHLKNLLHENHSILSTNADLESRLLSKCEEVEELNMRCSSLTKNMNDICILNEELKSTFLSKNAAQDELHSRCLAIAEKLVSHSANHSSTILPLMSDSGEVEGSSKEDHILTTFLPCIEECVASCIEKFEDAVEEIRLSKICLQGINTFDHISSDKWSSPLPTLIKEEIVPKLCDLQDRVDQLNALNIQLETEVPVLRDGLKTLGEALDTSRAELQKKVSELEQLDQKLSSVKEKLSIAVAKGKGLIVQRDSLKQSLLEKSGEVEKVTQELQSKEALLKEMEARLKSYTEADRIEALESELSYIRNSATALRDSFLLKDSVLQRIEEVLEDLELPEQFHSRDIVEKIELLSKMAVGVSFALSDGDKRSSIDGHSESGAAIDGINDEQNSNSNPVSNEVKNKYDELHRRFYELAEHNNMLEQSLVERNSLIQKWEEVLGQISIPPQFRMLEAEDKIAWLGNRLLEVEQERDSLQSKIEHLEDSSEMLIADLEESHKRISELSAEVVAIKAEKDFFSQSLEKLRFEFLGLSEKAIQDEFVRDNLRKDLSELQEKLDEKTESKKYHDMDIEINKLLNLVQDTLQDGSNSEIPSDATSAVLCLGKLLRKLLDEYGALLSKSTVSSFAEREIHLEETKSSNNASTSETGTYDKEMELNTLNNELDQARNSLALVEQQRNEAVEKVQSLMLEIETLQAQINKLQESGAEQMQKNHLLVLELESAGKQRDNLQEQLNQEEQRCASLREKLNVAVRKGKGLVQHRDSLKQTMEEMNAVIEKLKDERKQHIESLETEKSSLMGRLAENEKSLHDTNQYLSGLLNALNKVDIAREFDMDPITKVEKIAKFCLDLQATVVSSQNEVTKSKRVTELLLAELNEAHERADNLQEELVKAEAALSESYKRYNVIESARADAVRHLEHIMHVQSQTRRKQVDHLMELNSASSQLREVCFELSHCLVNTFSKDVDLIGHMESFMKSSGKWMDGAMIDIPIASKHALSNSMNSKKAHIPNAPLEIKMDDTDERQLLHHLAIACHALSDCVNDCNDLKRSIDEHGFSVEQKATELFDVMSNLQNRFTSQHNELESLREKLVELQSEMKEKDDEIVSMRTNMSLLYEACTSSVAEVEGMTVIYPVNRSYVDCIKSIVEQLVVTVKTYRNSNEGSTKELKATVLELQQELQVKDVQISTISSELSSQLREAESSAKQLSVELEDARMELCNLEKQVDVLHNQKKALETQVNDLKDMEAVASEQHGRMKELTDELSRKDQEIEGLMQALDEEEKELEVLENKSHDLEQMLQEKEFALKSLEVSRTKSLGKLATTVDKFDELHSLSESLLAEVENLQSQLQERESEISFLRQEVTRSTNELLTTEESNKKYSSQINDFIKWLETALSQFGVHCESIDDYDCTHVPAYMDILDRKIVSLIAESDDLRVAVQSKDSLLQVERTRMEELMRKSEAQEASLSPKDSQIGLLRRDRTSSQPSKSINLPGTSEIVQMTDKVSPAAVVTQIRGARKVNSDQVAIDVEMENKPLDDEDDDKAHGFKSLTMSHFVPKFTRPISDRIDGMWVSGDRLLMRQPTLRLGVLIYWIALHALLASFI from the exons ATGGATCACAGGGGCGGcgaaggaggtggcggcggcggaaaCAGGAACCGCACCGATCTCCTCGCTGCCGGACGGAAGAAG CTGCAACAGttcaggaagaagaaggagaagaggggcCCCGGTAAGAGGGCTGAAGGCCATGCGGATGCTGAGGCCGAGGAAGGGGAGGCGAAGGCGGGGGCCGAGGCAGTGCCGGAGCCGAAATCGCCTGTTGGATTGAAGTTGCTCGCTGGGGAGAGTGGCAGCAGCCGTAGTACTCCATTTGAG GAAGCAGAGAGATCGCAGGTTGAGCAATGCAATGGCCAAGGGCCTGGTGCCATGGGGTCCAGCCCTGTGGAGAATGTTGATGTGGTGCCTGGacaggaggagggtgatgattATGAAGCACATAAAGTCAGTACTAGCGAGCAGGGGATTTCAGAGCGTGAAAGCTCTGGACCTGGTGATGGCGAGGGTCCAGCAATTCAGGCTATCAATGGTGATGACAGTGGTGATCTTGCAGAAGGAGCTCATCTGGGTGAGGTGTGTGTTGATAAGAAACTGCCAGATTGGATTTTGAAGGGAAATATGGAGTTGAATACTTCTTCTCAAGGTAGCGGCGCCGGTGATGATTTCAACCAACTAGGGGAACACCAGCAGGTGGAAATGGATCCTGCTGGCAGATCAACGAGTTCCGATTTCAAAGAAGTTGACGAGATGCCAATTCCTTCTCAAGACATCAGAGCTGATAATACTAATGATGAAGAAGGAGCTCGAGAAATGGTGATGGATGTTTCTGGGAGTCCATCAGATGTAATTATACAACATGATGTTGATCCCATAGTTTCTGCTGAAGTAGATGCAGAGACTACACATGAAGAACAGTTAACTGTTGCAGCTTCACATGAGATTCTTGAGAGTACTGCAAGAAGTGACACTAATGAGGAAGCTGAAGGAGTGGGCAAGGAAGCTGTCCAAGAAAACCCAAGTACAGCACATGTAACAGAGGAAGCTATCACTGCAGATGATTTGATTTTTCAGGCTAGGTCAACAGGGGCAGTGGGTATGCCGCTTTGTGAGGAGAACGTTGATCCAGCTTTATTTGGGACTGTTGTATTGCAAGAAATCATGACAGGTCATTTTGAGAATACTCAGAGGCATCTCTACTTGATAACTCTATCGAGGGATTTTCTTCAACTGCATCTAGATGAGGCTGCTGAAATGTATTCAGATTTTACACAGCGGTCTTCTGATGAAACCACCAAGCTCCAGGTACTACTAAAAGAAACTGAAGAAAGCAAGTTAGCAGTTAGCAAAGAGCTTCATCAGTGTAGACATGAGCTCTCGGAGGTGAACACAGTAAGGGGGGAACTTGAAGCAATCATAGCTTCTCTGAAAGAGGAAATCAACACTAGCAACTTAAAGTGCGCACATTTGGAAATTGAACTGTGTTCCTCCAAGGAGAACACACAACAAATCCAGAGTGAATTAGCTGACAGCAGATCGTTACTGGAAGCTGTACAAAAGGAGAATCTGGAGCTAACTGCAAGCCTTGCTTTTGAGAAAGAAGCCAAGAAGGAAGTTGAGGACCAGCGGGACCATCTATCTTCCGAAAACAAGAAGCTTTTATCGAAGTTGTCAGAACTTGAGCTTGGCTTAGTTTCTATGAAAGAGGAAATGAGTGCTAGCAGTAGCAGATGCAATGTTTTGGAGTGTGAGCTGTGTTCCTCCAACGAGAACATGGAGCATACTTTGACAGAATTGGCAAATTGTAGGGCTTTATTGGAAACATTTCAAAAGGATAATTCAGAGTTATCTGCGAATTTCGCCTCTGAAAAAGACGTAAATAGGAAACTTGAGGAGGACAATGTGTATCTATGTAATGAAAAGGATAGGCTTTCTTCAGATCTGTCTGAACTAAATGACAAGTTGCATCTCTCATATGCCAAACATAAGCAGCTAGAGTCACATGTCAAAGATGTGGAAACATACTTCGGACAACTTACTGAGCAGCTAATTGAGGAAAGTCTGTACAGCAGAAGCAGCGTCGATATTTACCAATCTGTAATCAAAGATTTGGACACAAAATACAATGTTGTGCCGGGCCAAGTTCAGAATGTTGTGCATCAAGAAAGTGAACTTCATTTGAAGTCACCTGAAGAAAATGCTGAAAGAGCCATTACGAACCCTGGACTTGTTGGGTATGGTACTAATCAGTGTTCTCTTAATCTGGTCAATGAGAATGACTCATGTAACTCTACTGCTTTGCAGTCACTGAAGGGCCATCTAGAGGTGGCAAAAGGTGATTTGCATGACCTTGAAAAGTTGCTAGAGAGGATTTCCTCTAGGTCTGATGGACGTGTTCTGGTATCAAAACTCATTAAATCCTTCGAGTCAAAAGGAAATGAGGATGATACTGGAATATCTGAGGGGGAGCATGATGATTTACAAAAGTTAACACGGGAGATGATATGCCGCCTTGGGGAAAAGTTGATGGCTATGAGCTCAGATCTTACAAAGACTGAAGAATATGTGTCTGAACTGTGTAACATAATTGAACTTTCGATCAATTCTGCTGTGCAGCATGATAAAGATAGACAACAGACTGTTGTTCTTGAGGACAAAATGGACGAACTTGCTGGGAAGCTGAGCAACTACAAAGATGCAATTGGTAATCTGCACAGTCAGCTCGCTATTGTGGAACAGGATGCAAACAGTAATGCTGGAAGGCTCATTGATCAAGCAGAACTGTTGCAGAAGGATGTGGCAGAAAGGATTTCCATTCTTGAGAAGGAGAGAATGTCTTTATCAAATTTGCTCAGTGAAGTAACAGATAAGCTCAGCTCTTTGAGAGGAATTGCGTTTCCTAATGATTTTAGTGAAAGCAAAGATCTTAATTTCCATGGTTTGAACTGTGTGGATCTTGTTGCCACATCATTCCAAAGTCTTCAGGAGAAATTAGAGGCTGCTCAAAATGATAATACCCAGCTAAGTAGTTCTTTGACAGAGCTCAAGAAAGCAAATTTTGTTGCTCAAGAGAGGAGTGAGCAAGCATATGGAATTGTCAAGAAACTGTATAATTCCCTGCAGGAACTTCTATGCGATTCTCTTAAAAATTCAGTTGAATTTGGTACAGGATATAATGATGAGGAACCAATTGAAAGTCAATATGGAAGACTCATTGAGCATTTAAAGAATTTGTTGCATGAGAACCATTCTATACTGTCAACCAATGCCGACCTAGAGTCGAGACTGTTGAGTAAATGCGAAGAAGTTGAGGAGCTCAACATGAGATGCAGCTCTCTAACAAAAAATATGAATGACATTTGCATTCTGAACGAGGAGCTTAAGTCAACTTTTTTGAGTAAGAATGCTGCACAAGATGAACTACACAGTAGATGCCTTGCTATAGCAGAAAAATTGGTTTCCCACTCAGCAAATCATTCCTCAACAATTCTTCCATTGATGTCTGATAGTGGTGAAGTTGAGGGGTCTAGCAAGGAAGACCATATTCTTACCACCTTTCTTCCATGCATTGAGGAGTGTGTGGCTTCGTGCATTGAGAAATTCGAAGATGCAGTTGAAGAAATCCGCTTATCAAAGATCTGCTTGCAAGGGATCAATACTTTTGACCATATTTCATCTGACAAGTGGTCTTCCCCCTTGCCTACATTGATCAAAGAAGAAATTGTACCAAAATTGTGTGACTTGCAAGACAGAGTTGACCAGCTCAATGCATTAAACATTCAATTAGAAACTGAAGTTCCAGTTCTCAGGGATGGCTTGAAAACACTGGGTGAAGCTCTTGATACTTCGCGTGCTGAGCTTCAGAAAAAGGTTTCTGAACTTGAACAGTTAGATCAGAAACTTTCATCTGTCAAGGAAAAACTTAGTATCGCTGTTGCAAAAGGTAAAGGTCTTATAGTGCAACGTGACAGCCTTAAACAGTCTCTGTTGGAGAAGTCTGGTGAGGTCGAGAAGGTGACGCAAGAATTGCAGTCAAAGGAAGCATTGCTGAAAGAGATGGAAGCCAGGCTCAAATCCTATACAGAAGCAGATCGAATTGAAGCTTTGGAATCGGAGCTCTCATACATACGGAATTCAGCTACGGCTCTAAGGGATTCATTTCTTCTAAAAGACTCTGTTCTTCAGCGGATTGAAGAAGTTTTAGAAGACCTAGAGTTGCCAGAGCAATTTCATTCTCGGGATATAGTCGAAAAAATAGAACTGCTGTCAAAGATGGCAGTTGGTGTTTCTTTTGCTCTATCTGATGGTGATAAGAGATCCTCCATTGATGGGCATTCTGAGTCTGGTGCAGccatcgatggcataaatgatGAGCAAAACTCGAATTCAAATCCAGTGTCAAATGAAGTAAAGAACAAATATGATGAGCTGCATAGGAGATTCTATGAACTGGCTGAACACAACAACATGTTGGAACAATCACTAGTGGAGAGGAACAGTCTTATACAGAAATGGGAAGAAGTCCTTGGCCAAATTAGCATTCCCCCACAGTTCAGGATGTTGGAAGCAGAAGATAAGATAGCATGGTTAGGAAACAGACTGTTGGAGGTCGAACAGGAAAGAGATTCATTACAATCAAAGATTGAGCACCTTGAGGATTCCTCCGAGATGCTTATTGCTGATCTAGAAGAGTCGCATAAAAGGATATCTGAACTCAGCGCAGAGGTTGTTGCTATTAAGGCTGAGAAGGATTTCTTCTCACAAAGCCTGGAGAAACTGAGATTTGAGTTCCTTGGACTCTCTGAGAAAGCTATTCAAGATGAGTTTGTCAGAGATAATTTGCGAAAAGATCTATCCGAACTACAGGAGAAGTTAGATGAGAAAACTGAGAGCAAGAAGTATCATGATATGGACATAGAGATCAACAAACTCCTGAATTTGGTTCAAGACACATTGCAGGATGGCAGTAATTCTGAAATTCCATCGGATGCTACTTCTGCTGTGTTGTGTTTGGGCAAATTGTTGAGGAAACTTTTAGACGAATATGGTGCCCTTTTGTCCAAGTCCACTGTAAGCAGTTTTGCTGAGAGAGAGATTCATTTAGAGGAAACCAAGTCATCTAACAATGCATCTACATCAGAGACTGGTACATACGACAAAGAGATGGAACTGAATACTTTGAATAACGAGTTAGATCAAGCTCGCAATAGTCTGGCCTTGGTGGAGCAGCAGCGCAATGAAGCTGTGGAGAAGGTACAATCACTAATGCTGGAAATTGAGACTTTACAGGCTCAAATAAACAAATTGCAGGAAAGTGGTGCTGAGCAGATGCAAAAGAATCACTTGTTAGTTCTTGAACTAGAATCAGCAGGTAAGCAGCGGGACAATCTGCAAGAGCAGTTAAATCAGGAGGAGCAAAGGTGTGCCTCATTGAGGGAGAAATTAAATGTTGCTGTCAGAAAAGGGAAGGGCCTGGTGCAACACAGAGACAGCCTGAAGCAAACTATGGAAGAGATGAATGCTGTCATAGAGAAACTTAAAGATGAAAGAAAACAGCACATAGAATCACTTGAGACTGAGAAATCATCTTTAATGGGTCGATTGGCTGAGAATGAGAAGAGCTTGCATGATACAAACCAGTACTTGAGTGGATTATTAAATGCTTTGAATAAAGTGGATATTGCTCGAGAATTTGATATGGATCCAATCACCAAGGTTGAAAAGATAGCAAAGTTTTGCCTCGACCTGCAGGCAACAGTGGTTTcatcacaaaatgaagtgacaAAATCGAAACGAGTTACGGAGCTGCTTCTAGCTGAGTTAAATGAAGCTCATGAAAGGGCTGACAACCTGCAGGAGGAACTGGTCAAGGCAGAAGCTGCACTTTCTGAATCTTATAAACGATATAATGTTATAGAGTCTGCAAGAGCTGATGCTGTTCGCCACCTTGAGCATATTATGCACGTGCAGTCACAAACAAGAAGGAAGCAAGTAGATCATTTGATGGAGTTGAACTCCGCCAGCAGTCAACTAAGAGAAGTCTGCTTTGAACTTTCACATTGTCTTGTCAATACATTCAGTAAGGACGTGGACCTTATTGGCCATATGGAGAGCTTCATGAAATCTTCTGGTAAATGGATGGACGGCGCTATGATCGACATACCCATCGCTTCTAAACATGCTTTGTCCAatagcatgaacagcaag aagGCTCATATTCCAAATGCTCCTTTGGAAATTAAGATGGACGATACCGACGAAAGACAGCTTTTGCATCATCTTGCTATTGCATgccatgctttatctgattgtGTAAATGACTGTAATGATCTCAAAAGAAGCATTGATGAGCATGGCTTTTCAGTTGAACAGAAAGCAACCGAGCTATTTGATGTTATGTCCAACTTGCAGAACAGATTCACTTCTCAACATAATGAGTTGGAATCTTTGAGAGAAAAATTGGTCGAACTACAATCAGAGATGAAAGAGAAAGATGATGAGATTGTATCTATGCGCACGAATATGAGCTTGCTATATGAAGCATGTACTAGTTCAGTTGCTGAGGTTGAAGGAATGACTGTTATATACCCTGTTAACCGGAGCTATGTTGACTGTATAAAATCAATTGTTGAACAGTTAGTTGTGACTGTAAAAACTTATCGGAACAGTAATGAAGGCAGCACAAAGGAACTCAAGGCTACTGTTCTTGAGTTGCAGCAGGAGCTTCAAGTTAAAGATGTCCAAATTAGTACAATCAGTTCAGAGCTTTCATCTCAGTTAAGGGAGGCAGAATCTTCTGCGAAGCAGCTTTCTGTTGAGCTTGAAGATGCAAGGATGGAACTCTGCAATTTGGAGAAGCAAGTTGATGTGTTGCATAATCAGAAGAAGGCTTTAGAGACTCAAGTAAATGATCTTAAAGATATGGAGGCAGTGGCAAGTGAGCAGCATGGAAGAATGAAGGAATTGACTGATGAACTAAGCAGAAAAGACCAAG AAATTGAAGGTTTGATGCAAGCACTTgatgaggaagaaaaagagcttgAAGTCTTGGAGAACAAAAGCCACGACTTGGAGCAAATGCTGCAAGAAAAAGAATTTGCTTTAAAGAGCTTAGAAGTTTCTAGGACTAAATCTTTGGGAAAACTTGCAACAACTGTTGACAAATTTGATGAGTTGCATAGCTTGTCTGAAAGTCTTCTTGCGGAAGTGGAAAACCTTCAGTCACAATTGCAAGAGAGAGAATCAGAGATCTCTTTTTTGCGGCAGGAAGTTACAAGAAGTACCAATGAACTGCTAACCACTGAAGAGAGCAACAAAAAGTACTCATCTCAGATAAACGATTTCATTAAATGGTTAGAAACGGCACTGTCACAGTTCGGTGTGCATTGTGAGAGTATCGATGATTATGATTGCACCCATGTTCCTGCATATATGGATATCTTGGACAGGAAAATAGTATCTCTGATAGCTGAATCAGATGATTTAAGGGTTGCAGTCCAAAGCAAAGATTCTTTACTACAGGTTGAGAGGACCAGAATGGAAGAGTTGATGCGTAAATCCGAGGCTCAAGAAGCTTCTTTGAGCCCAAAGGATTCTCAGATAGGGTTGCTTCGCCGAGACAGGACATCCAGTCAACCGAGCAAATCTATAAACTTGCCAGGCACTTCAGAGATTGTGCAAATG ACTGACAAAGTAAGCCCAGCTGCAGTTGTCACTCAGATTCGAGGTGCGCGAAAAGTCAACAGCGATCAAGTTGCTATTGATGTAGAAATGGAGAACAAACCattggatgatgaagatgacgataaaG CGCATGGTTTCAAGTCATTGACCATGTCACACTTTGTTCCTAAGTTCACTCGACCTATATCGGACCGAATTGATGGGATGTG GGTCTCAGGTGATAGATTGCTCATGAGACAACCGACCTTAAGGCTCGGCGTCTTGATATATTGGATTGCACTTCACGCATTGCTTGCTAGTTTTATTTGA